From Verrucomicrobia bacterium S94, the proteins below share one genomic window:
- a CDS encoding 50S ribosomal protein L34 gives MKRTYNPSKIKRARKCGFRKRMSTADGRAILKRRRQKGRKRLTAV, from the coding sequence ATGAAACGTACATACAACCCATCTAAAATCAAGCGTGCCCGCAAGTGCGGCTTTCGTAAGCGTATGTCCACTGCAGATGGACGCGCAATTCTGAAACGCCGCCGCCAGAAAGGCCGCAAACGCCTCACCGCAGTTTAA